One Strix uralensis isolate ZFMK-TIS-50842 chromosome 9, bStrUra1, whole genome shotgun sequence DNA segment encodes these proteins:
- the KIF1A gene encoding kinesin-like protein KIF1A isoform X11: protein MAGASVKVAVRVRPFNSREMSRESKCIIQMSGSTTTILNPKQPKETPKSFSFDYSYWSHTTPADINYASQKQVYRDIGEEMLQHAFEGYNVCIFAYGQTGAGKSYTMMGKQEKDQQGIIPQLCEDLFSRINDTTNDNMSYSVEVSYMEIYCERVRDLLNPKNKGNLRVREHPLMGPYVEDLSKLAVTSYNDIQDLMDSGNKARTVAATNMNETSSRSHAVFNIIFTQKRHDAETDITTEKVSKISLVDLAGSERADSTGAKGTRLKEGANINKSLTTLGKVISALAEMDSGPNKNKKKKKTDFIPYRDSVLTWLLRENLGGNSRTAMVAALSPADINYDETLSTLRYADRAKQIRCNAVINEDPNNKLIRELKDEVARLRDLLYAQGLGDIIDTHPAAGGSKLTNAIAGISPSSSLSALSSRAASVASLHERIMFAPGSEEAIERLKETEKIIAELNETWEEKLRRTEAIRMEREALLAEMGVAMREDGGTLGVFSPKKTPHLVNLNEDPLMSECLLYYIKDGITRVGREDAEKRQDIVLSGHFIKEEHCLFRSDTKTSGEVIVTLEPCEGADTYVNGKKVTEPSILRSGNRIIMGKSHVFRFNHPEQARQERERTPCAETPAEPVDWAFAQRELLEKQGIDMKQEMEQRLQELEDQYRREREEANYLLEQQRLDYESKLEALQKQMDSRYYPEANEEEEEPEDEVQWTEREFELALWAFRKWKWYQFTSLRDLLWGNAIFLKEANAISVELKKKVQFQFVLLTDTLYSPLPPDLLPPDAAKDREKRPFPRTIVAVEVQDQKNGATHYWTLEKLRQRLDLMREMYDRAAEVPSSVIEDCDNVVTGGDPFYDRFPWFRLVGSSDISGCNSSPLFNTCMSERMADLTPSPTFSNPDSDITEPADEQHQGQEEEEEEEEEEEAEDLEEDIFPECPLCDGRDPFYDRSPLFSLVGRAFVYLSNLLYPVPLVHRVAIVSEKGEVKGFLRVAVQAISADEEAPDYGSGVRQSGTAKISFDDQHFEKFQSESCPAVGMSRSGTSQEELRIVEGQGQVSDMGPSADEVNNNTCAVTPEDLLLDSPEKPTPDGPLETALDHLKLGSIFTFRVTVLQASSISAEYADIFCQFNFIHRHDEAFSTEPLKNTGRGPPLGFYHVQNIAVEVTKSFIEYIKSQPIVFEVFGHYQQHPFPPLCKDVLSPLRPSRRHFPRVMPLSKPVPATKLSTMTRPSAGPCQCKYDLMVFFEICELEANGDYIPAVVDHRGGMPCHGTFLLHQGIQRRITVTLVHETGSLIRWKEVRELVVGRIRNTPEADESLIDPNILSLNILSSGYIHPSQDDRTFYQFETAWDSSMHNSLLLNRVTPYREKIYITLSAYIEMENCTQPAVITKDFCMVFYSRDAKLPASRSIRNLFGSGSLRASESNRVTGVYELSLCRVADAGSPGMQRRRRRVLDTSVAYVRGEENLAGWRPRSDSLILDHQWELEKLSLLQEVEKTRHYLLLREKLEMTQRLGLETLSPCSSEDSESRSTSCVSSPLSVDGAPEGHTSPPETPSERQKELAVKCLRLLTHTFNREYSHSHVCISASESKLSEMSVTLMRDPSMPALGVTTLTPSSTCPSLVEGRYNAMEVRPPQVSSRAESPELEPVVGEQKKSPACRPEEEKEPQRLLVPDIQEIRVSPIVSKKGYLHFLEPHTNGWVKRFVVVRRPYVYIYNSDKDAVERAILNLSKAQVEYSEDQQAMLKTPNTFAVCTEHRGILLQASSDKDMHDWLYAFNPLLAGSIRSKLSRRRTAQMRI, encoded by the exons CTGTGTGAGGACCTCTTCTCCCGCATCAACGACACGACGAATGACAACATGTCCTACTCCGTGGAG GTGAGCTACATGGAGATATACTGCGAGCGTGTGAGGGACCTCCTGAACCCCAAGAACAAGGGGAACCTGCGGGTGAGGGAGCACCCCCTTATGGGCCCGTACGTTGAGGATCTTTCCAAGCTGGCCGTGACCTCCTACAATGACATCCAGGACCTCATGGACTCTGGGAACAAGGCCCG cacagtggctgCCACCAACATGAACGAGACCAGCAGCCGCTCCCACGCTGTGTTCAACATCATCTTCACGCAGAAGCGGCATGACGCTGAGACGGACATCACCACTGAGAAG GTCAGCAAAATCAGCTTGGTGGACCTGGCAGGGAGCGAACGAGCTGACTCCACTGGTGCGAAGGGCACAAGACTAAAG GAAGGAGCAAACATCAACAAGTCCTTGACCACGCTGGGGAAAGTCATCTCTGCCTTGGCTGAAATG GATTCGGGGCCAAACAAG aacaaaaagaagaagaagacagATTTCATCCCCTACCGGGACTCGGTGCTGACCTGGCTGCTGCGGGAGAACCTGG GGGGCAACTCCAGGACGGCCATGGTTGCTGCTCTCAGTCCTGCTGACATCAACTACGATGAGACCCTCAGCACCCTCAG GTATGCCGACCGTGCCAAGCAGATCCGCTGCAACGCTGTCATCAACGAGGACCCCAACAACAAGCTCATCCGGGAGCTGAAGGATGAGGTGGCACGCCTGCGCGACCTTCTCTACGCCCAGGGCCTCGGGGACATCATTGACA cCCATCCTGCTGCGGGAGGATCCAAAT TGACCAACGCCATCGCTGGGATCAGCCCCTCTTCCTCCCTGTCGGCCTTGTCCAGCCGCGCTGCCTCCGTCGCCAGCCTCCATGAGCGCATCATGTTTGCTCCGGGCAGCGAAGAGGCGATTGAAAGGCTCAAG GAAACGGAGAAGATCATTGCAGAGCTGAACGAGACGTGGGAGGAGAAGCTGCGGAGGACAGAAGCAATCCGAATGGagag GGAAGCGTTGCTGGCTGAAATGGGAGTGGCCATGAGGGAGGATGGAGGCACCTTGGGTGTTTTCTCTCCTAAAAAG ACACCCCACTTGGTCAACCTGAACGAGGACCCGCTCATGTCCGAGTGTCTTCTCTACTACATCAAGGATGGGATAACAAG GGTTGGCCGGGAAGATGCAGAGAAGAGGCAGGACATCGTTCTCAGCGGGCACTTCATTAAGGAAGAGCACTGCCTTTTCCGCAGCGACACCAAAACCAGTGGTGAAG TAATAGTGACCCTGGAGCCCTGCGAAGGTGCTGACACCTACGTGAATGGCAAAAAGGTGACAGAGCCCAGCATCCTGCGCTCAG GAAACCGCATCATCATGGGGAAGAGCCACGTTTTCCGCTTCAACCACCCCGAGCAGGCTCGGCAGGAGCGGGAGCGGACGCCGTGCGCCGAGACCCCTGCCGAGCCCGTGGACTGGGCTTTCGCCCaaagagagctgctggagaagcaggGCATTGACATGAAACAGGAGATGGAGCAGCG GCTCCAGGAACTGGAGGACCAATACCGGAGGGAGCGGGAGGAGGCAAATTACCTTCTCGAGCAGCAGAGGCTG GACTATGAGAGCAAATTGGAGGCTTTGCAGAAGCAGATGGACTCGAGGTATTACCCTGAGGcaaatgaagaagaagaagaacctGAGGATGAAG TGCAGTGGACGGAGCGGGAGTTCGAGCTGGCCCTCTGGGCCTTTAGGAAGTGGAAATGGTACCAGTTCACCTCCCTCCGTGACCTGCTCTGGGGAAATGCCATCTTTCTCAAGGAAGCCAACGCCATCAGTGTGGAGCTGAAGAAGAAG GTCCAGTTCCAGTTTGTGCTCCTCACGGACACACTGTACTCACCTCTCCCTCCTGACTTGCTGCCTCCCGATGCCGCCAAAGACCGGGAGAAGCGGCCGTTCCCCCGGACCATCGTGGCTGTAGAGGTGCAGGACCAGAAGAATGGAGCGACACATTACTGGACCCTGGAGAAGCTGAG gcaaCGCCTGGACCTGATGCGTGAAATGTATGACCGTGCAGCCGAAGTGCCTTCTAGCGTCATCGAGGACTGCGACAACGTGGTGACTGGTGGAGATCCTTTCTACGACCGCTTCCCCTGGTTCAGGCTGGTCGGCAG TTCAGATATCTCTGGCTGCAACAGCTCTCCTCTTTTCAACACATGCATGAGCGAGCGCATGGCTGATCTCACCCCCTCCCCTACCTTCTCGAACCCCGACTCCGACATCACCGAGCCTGCTGACGAGCAGcaccaggggcaggaggaggaggaggaggaggaggaggaggaggaggcggaggacCTGGAGGAAGACATCTTTCCGGAGTGCCCGCTGTGTGATGGCCGGGATCCGTTTTACGACCGCTCCCCCCTGTTCAGTTTAGTAGGAAG GGCCTTCGTCTACCTGAGCAACCTCCTCTACCCCGTGCCCCTGGTCCACCGCGTGGCCATCGTCAGCGAGAAGGGCGAGGTTAAAGGCTTCCTGCGCGTGGCCGTTCAGGCCATCTCAG cGGATGAGGAAGCTCCCGACTATGGCTCCGGTGTGCGGCAGTCGGGGACAGCCAAGATATCCTTCGATGACCAGCACTTTGAGAAG TTCCAGTCAGAGTCGTGCCCAGCTGTGGGGATGTCTCGCTCGGGGACCTCCCAGGAGGAGCTGCGCATCGTCGAAGGCCAGGGGCAGGTCAGCGACATGGGTCCCTCCGCTGACGAAGTCAACAACAACACCTGCGCAG TGACCCCAGAGGACCTTCTCCTGGACAGCCCGGAGAAACCCACGCCAGATGGGCCGCTGGAGACGGCTCTGGACCACCTGAAGCTGGGCAGCATCTTCACTTTCCGTGTGACAGTCCTGCAAGCCTCCAGCATCTCTGCAGAATACGCAGACATCTTCTGCCAGTTCAA CTTCATCCATCGCCACGACGAGGCCTTTTCGACAGAGCCCTTGAAGAACACAGGACGGGGGCCACCACTGGGCTTCTATCACGTCCAAAAC aTCGCTGTGGAGGTGACCAAGTCCTTCATTGAATACATCAAGAGCCAACCGATTGTATTTGAAGTCTTTGGGCACTACCAGCAGCACCCCTTCCCGCCCCTCTGCAAGGACGTCCTGAG TCCACTGAGGCCATCCCGGCGCCACTTCCCCCGTGTGATGCCGCTCTCCAAACCAG TGCCTGCGACGAAGCTGAGCACCATGACTCGGCCCAGCGCCGGCCCATGCCAGTGCAAGTATGACCTGATGGTCTTCTTCGAGATCTGTGAGCTGGAGGCCAACGGCGA CTACATCCCTGCCGTTGTGGACCACCGCGGAGGCATGCCGTGCCATGGGACCTTCCTCCTCCACCAG GGCATCCAGAGGAGAATCACTGTCACCTTGGTGCACGAAACAGGCAGCCTCATCCGCTGGAAGGAAGTGCGGGAGCTGGTTGTGG GTCGGATTCGGAACACCCCAGAAGCAGACGAGTCTCTCATTGACCCCAACATCCTGTCCCTGAACATCCTTTCCTCTGGGTACATCCACCCCTCCCAAGACGACCG GACTTTCTACCAGTTTGAGACAGCGTGGGATAGCTCCATGCACAACTCGCTGCTGCTCAACCGTGTCACCCCATACCGGGAGAAAATCTACATCACCCTTTCTGCCTACATTGAG atgGAGAACTGCACTCAGCCCGCCGTCATCACCAAAGACTTCTGCATGGTTTTCTACTCCCGGGACGCCAAGCTTCCTGCCTCCCGCTCCATCCGCAACCTTTTCGGCAGCGGCAGCCTGCGAGCTTCCGAGAG CAACCGCGTGACAGGAGTCTATGAGCTCAGCCTCTGCCGCGTGGCTGATGCTGGCAGCCCAG GCATGCAGAGACGGCGCCGGCGCGTGCTGGACACCTCCGTAGCCTACGTGcggggagaggagaacctggcTGGCTGGCGGCCCCGCAGCGACAGCCTCATCCTTGACCATCAGTGGGAGCTGGAGAAACTCAGTCTCCTGCAAGAA GTGGAGAAGACAAGGCACTACCTACTCCTGCGCGAGAAGCTGGAGATGACCCAGCGCCTGGGCCTGGAGACCctgtccccctgctccagtgaggaCTCCGAGTCCCGAAGCACCTCCTGCGTCTCCTCCCCGCTCTCTGTCGACGGGGCCCCTGAGGGCCACACCTCTCCCCCTGAAACCCCCAGCGAGAGGCAGAAGGAGCTGGCCGTGAAG tgCTTGCGCCTGCTCACGCACACCTTCAACAGGGAGTACAGCCACAGCCATGTCTGCATTAGCGCCAGTGAGAGCAAG CTGTCTGAAATGTCTGTGACCCTGATGAGAGATCCCTCCATGCCAGCTCTTGGGGTCACCACTCTCACCCCCTCCTCAACCTGCCCGTCGCTGGTGGAAGGACGCTACAATGCCATGGAGGTCAG acccccccaggtCTCCTCCAGGGCGGAAAGCCCTGAACTGGAGCCTGTGGTAGGAGAGCAGAAGAAGTCCCCAGCCTGCCGgcctgaggaggagaaggagcccCAGCGTTTGCTGGTGCCTGACATCCAGGAGATCCGTGTCAG CCCCATCGTCTCCAAAAAGGGCTACTTGCACTTCCTGGAGCCCCACACCAATGGGTGGGTGAAACGCTTTGTGGTGGTCCGGCGCCCGTACGTCTACATCTACAACTCGGACAAGGACGCGGTCGAGAGGGCCATTCTCAACCTCTCCAAGGCCCAGGTGGAGTACAGCGAGGACCAGCAGGCCATGCTTAAG ACCCCAAACACGTTTGCGGTGTGCACGGAGCACCGGGGCATCCTGCTGCAGGCAAGCAGTGACAAGGACATGCACGACTGGCTCTACGCCTTCAACCCCCTCCTGGCTGGGTCCATAAG ATCCAAGCTGTCCAGAAGGAGAACAGCCCAGATGAGAATCTAA
- the KIF1A gene encoding kinesin-like protein KIF1A isoform X16 yields MAGASVKVAVRVRPFNSREMSRESKCIIQMSGSTTTILNPKQPKETPKSFSFDYSYWSHTTPADINYASQKQVYRDIGEEMLQHAFEGYNVCIFAYGQTGAGKSYTMMGKQEKDQQGIIPQLCEDLFSRINDTTNDNMSYSVEVSYMEIYCERVRDLLNPKNKGNLRVREHPLMGPYVEDLSKLAVTSYNDIQDLMDSGNKARTVAATNMNETSSRSHAVFNIIFTQKRHDAETDITTEKVSKISLVDLAGSERADSTGAKGTRLKEGANINKSLTTLGKVISALAEMDSGPNKNKKKKKTDFIPYRDSVLTWLLRENLGGNSRTAMVAALSPADINYDETLSTLRYADRAKQIRCNAVINEDPNNKLIRELKDEVARLRDLLYAQGLGDIIDTHPAAGGSKYVSDFENNNDARGAELSHRHDNLSTVTNAIAGISPSSSLSALSSRAASVASLHERIMFAPGSEEAIERLKETEKIIAELNETWEEKLRRTEAIRMEREALLAEMGVAMREDGGTLGVFSPKKTPHLVNLNEDPLMSECLLYYIKDGITRVGREDAEKRQDIVLSGHFIKEEHCLFRSDTKTSGEVIVTLEPCEGADTYVNGKKVTEPSILRSGNRIIMGKSHVFRFNHPEQARQERERTPCAETPAEPVDWAFAQRELLEKQGIDMKQEMEQRLQELEDQYRREREEANYLLEQQRLDYESKLEALQKQMDSRYYPEANEEEEEPEDEVQWTEREFELALWAFRKWKWYQFTSLRDLLWGNAIFLKEANAISVELKKKVQFQFVLLTDTLYSPLPPDLLPPDAAKDREKRPFPRTIVAVEVQDQKNGATHYWTLEKLRQRLDLMREMYDRAAEVPSSVIEDCDNVVTGGDPFYDRFPWFRLVGRAFVYLSNLLYPVPLVHRVAIVSEKGEVKGFLRVAVQAISADEEAPDYGSGVRQSGTAKISFDDQHFEKFQSESCPAVGMSRSGTSQEELRIVEGQGQVSDMGPSADEVNNNTCAVTPEDLLLDSPEKPTPDGPLETALDHLKLGSIFTFRVTVLQASSISAEYADIFCQFNFIHRHDEAFSTEPLKNTGRGPPLGFYHVQNIAVEVTKSFIEYIKSQPIVFEVFGHYQQHPFPPLCKDVLSPLRPSRRHFPRVMPLSKPVPATKLSTMTRPSAGPCQCKYDLMVFFEICELEANGDYIPAVVDHRGGMPCHGTFLLHQGIQRRITVTLVHETGSLIRWKEVRELVVGRIRNTPEADESLIDPNILSLNILSSGYIHPSQDDRISFGNDTRTFYQFETAWDSSMHNSLLLNRVTPYREKIYITLSAYIEMENCTQPAVITKDFCMVFYSRDAKLPASRSIRNLFGSGSLRASESNRVTGVYELSLCRVADAGSPGMQRRRRRVLDTSVAYVRGEENLAGWRPRSDSLILDHQWELEKLSLLQEVEKTRHYLLLREKLEMTQRLGLETLSPCSSEDSESRSTSCVSSPLSVDGAPEGHTSPPETPSERQKELAVKCLRLLTHTFNREYSHSHVCISASESKLSEMSVTLMRDPSMPALGVTTLTPSSTCPSLVEGRYNAMEVRPPQVSSRAESPELEPVVGEQKKSPACRPEEEKEPQRLLVPDIQEIRVSPIVSKKGYLHFLEPHTNGWVKRFVVVRRPYVYIYNSDKDAVERAILNLSKAQVEYSEDQQAMLKTPNTFAVCTEHRGILLQASSDKDMHDWLYAFNPLLAGSIRSKLSRRRTAQMRI; encoded by the exons CTGTGTGAGGACCTCTTCTCCCGCATCAACGACACGACGAATGACAACATGTCCTACTCCGTGGAG GTGAGCTACATGGAGATATACTGCGAGCGTGTGAGGGACCTCCTGAACCCCAAGAACAAGGGGAACCTGCGGGTGAGGGAGCACCCCCTTATGGGCCCGTACGTTGAGGATCTTTCCAAGCTGGCCGTGACCTCCTACAATGACATCCAGGACCTCATGGACTCTGGGAACAAGGCCCG cacagtggctgCCACCAACATGAACGAGACCAGCAGCCGCTCCCACGCTGTGTTCAACATCATCTTCACGCAGAAGCGGCATGACGCTGAGACGGACATCACCACTGAGAAG GTCAGCAAAATCAGCTTGGTGGACCTGGCAGGGAGCGAACGAGCTGACTCCACTGGTGCGAAGGGCACAAGACTAAAG GAAGGAGCAAACATCAACAAGTCCTTGACCACGCTGGGGAAAGTCATCTCTGCCTTGGCTGAAATG GATTCGGGGCCAAACAAG aacaaaaagaagaagaagacagATTTCATCCCCTACCGGGACTCGGTGCTGACCTGGCTGCTGCGGGAGAACCTGG GGGGCAACTCCAGGACGGCCATGGTTGCTGCTCTCAGTCCTGCTGACATCAACTACGATGAGACCCTCAGCACCCTCAG GTATGCCGACCGTGCCAAGCAGATCCGCTGCAACGCTGTCATCAACGAGGACCCCAACAACAAGCTCATCCGGGAGCTGAAGGATGAGGTGGCACGCCTGCGCGACCTTCTCTACGCCCAGGGCCTCGGGGACATCATTGACA cCCATCCTGCTGCGGGAGGATCCAAAT ATGTGTCCGACTTTGAGAACAATAATGATGCTAGAGGGGCAGAGCTGAGTCACCGCCATGACAATCTCTCCACAGTGACCAACGCCATCGCTGGGATCAGCCCCTCTTCCTCCCTGTCGGCCTTGTCCAGCCGCGCTGCCTCCGTCGCCAGCCTCCATGAGCGCATCATGTTTGCTCCGGGCAGCGAAGAGGCGATTGAAAGGCTCAAG GAAACGGAGAAGATCATTGCAGAGCTGAACGAGACGTGGGAGGAGAAGCTGCGGAGGACAGAAGCAATCCGAATGGagag GGAAGCGTTGCTGGCTGAAATGGGAGTGGCCATGAGGGAGGATGGAGGCACCTTGGGTGTTTTCTCTCCTAAAAAG ACACCCCACTTGGTCAACCTGAACGAGGACCCGCTCATGTCCGAGTGTCTTCTCTACTACATCAAGGATGGGATAACAAG GGTTGGCCGGGAAGATGCAGAGAAGAGGCAGGACATCGTTCTCAGCGGGCACTTCATTAAGGAAGAGCACTGCCTTTTCCGCAGCGACACCAAAACCAGTGGTGAAG TAATAGTGACCCTGGAGCCCTGCGAAGGTGCTGACACCTACGTGAATGGCAAAAAGGTGACAGAGCCCAGCATCCTGCGCTCAG GAAACCGCATCATCATGGGGAAGAGCCACGTTTTCCGCTTCAACCACCCCGAGCAGGCTCGGCAGGAGCGGGAGCGGACGCCGTGCGCCGAGACCCCTGCCGAGCCCGTGGACTGGGCTTTCGCCCaaagagagctgctggagaagcaggGCATTGACATGAAACAGGAGATGGAGCAGCG GCTCCAGGAACTGGAGGACCAATACCGGAGGGAGCGGGAGGAGGCAAATTACCTTCTCGAGCAGCAGAGGCTG GACTATGAGAGCAAATTGGAGGCTTTGCAGAAGCAGATGGACTCGAGGTATTACCCTGAGGcaaatgaagaagaagaagaacctGAGGATGAAG TGCAGTGGACGGAGCGGGAGTTCGAGCTGGCCCTCTGGGCCTTTAGGAAGTGGAAATGGTACCAGTTCACCTCCCTCCGTGACCTGCTCTGGGGAAATGCCATCTTTCTCAAGGAAGCCAACGCCATCAGTGTGGAGCTGAAGAAGAAG GTCCAGTTCCAGTTTGTGCTCCTCACGGACACACTGTACTCACCTCTCCCTCCTGACTTGCTGCCTCCCGATGCCGCCAAAGACCGGGAGAAGCGGCCGTTCCCCCGGACCATCGTGGCTGTAGAGGTGCAGGACCAGAAGAATGGAGCGACACATTACTGGACCCTGGAGAAGCTGAG gcaaCGCCTGGACCTGATGCGTGAAATGTATGACCGTGCAGCCGAAGTGCCTTCTAGCGTCATCGAGGACTGCGACAACGTGGTGACTGGTGGAGATCCTTTCTACGACCGCTTCCCCTGGTTCAGGCTGGTCGGCAG GGCCTTCGTCTACCTGAGCAACCTCCTCTACCCCGTGCCCCTGGTCCACCGCGTGGCCATCGTCAGCGAGAAGGGCGAGGTTAAAGGCTTCCTGCGCGTGGCCGTTCAGGCCATCTCAG cGGATGAGGAAGCTCCCGACTATGGCTCCGGTGTGCGGCAGTCGGGGACAGCCAAGATATCCTTCGATGACCAGCACTTTGAGAAG TTCCAGTCAGAGTCGTGCCCAGCTGTGGGGATGTCTCGCTCGGGGACCTCCCAGGAGGAGCTGCGCATCGTCGAAGGCCAGGGGCAGGTCAGCGACATGGGTCCCTCCGCTGACGAAGTCAACAACAACACCTGCGCAG TGACCCCAGAGGACCTTCTCCTGGACAGCCCGGAGAAACCCACGCCAGATGGGCCGCTGGAGACGGCTCTGGACCACCTGAAGCTGGGCAGCATCTTCACTTTCCGTGTGACAGTCCTGCAAGCCTCCAGCATCTCTGCAGAATACGCAGACATCTTCTGCCAGTTCAA CTTCATCCATCGCCACGACGAGGCCTTTTCGACAGAGCCCTTGAAGAACACAGGACGGGGGCCACCACTGGGCTTCTATCACGTCCAAAAC aTCGCTGTGGAGGTGACCAAGTCCTTCATTGAATACATCAAGAGCCAACCGATTGTATTTGAAGTCTTTGGGCACTACCAGCAGCACCCCTTCCCGCCCCTCTGCAAGGACGTCCTGAG TCCACTGAGGCCATCCCGGCGCCACTTCCCCCGTGTGATGCCGCTCTCCAAACCAG TGCCTGCGACGAAGCTGAGCACCATGACTCGGCCCAGCGCCGGCCCATGCCAGTGCAAGTATGACCTGATGGTCTTCTTCGAGATCTGTGAGCTGGAGGCCAACGGCGA CTACATCCCTGCCGTTGTGGACCACCGCGGAGGCATGCCGTGCCATGGGACCTTCCTCCTCCACCAG GGCATCCAGAGGAGAATCACTGTCACCTTGGTGCACGAAACAGGCAGCCTCATCCGCTGGAAGGAAGTGCGGGAGCTGGTTGTGG GTCGGATTCGGAACACCCCAGAAGCAGACGAGTCTCTCATTGACCCCAACATCCTGTCCCTGAACATCCTTTCCTCTGGGTACATCCACCCCTCCCAAGACGACCG CATTTCGTTTGGAAATGACACTAG GACTTTCTACCAGTTTGAGACAGCGTGGGATAGCTCCATGCACAACTCGCTGCTGCTCAACCGTGTCACCCCATACCGGGAGAAAATCTACATCACCCTTTCTGCCTACATTGAG atgGAGAACTGCACTCAGCCCGCCGTCATCACCAAAGACTTCTGCATGGTTTTCTACTCCCGGGACGCCAAGCTTCCTGCCTCCCGCTCCATCCGCAACCTTTTCGGCAGCGGCAGCCTGCGAGCTTCCGAGAG CAACCGCGTGACAGGAGTCTATGAGCTCAGCCTCTGCCGCGTGGCTGATGCTGGCAGCCCAG GCATGCAGAGACGGCGCCGGCGCGTGCTGGACACCTCCGTAGCCTACGTGcggggagaggagaacctggcTGGCTGGCGGCCCCGCAGCGACAGCCTCATCCTTGACCATCAGTGGGAGCTGGAGAAACTCAGTCTCCTGCAAGAA GTGGAGAAGACAAGGCACTACCTACTCCTGCGCGAGAAGCTGGAGATGACCCAGCGCCTGGGCCTGGAGACCctgtccccctgctccagtgaggaCTCCGAGTCCCGAAGCACCTCCTGCGTCTCCTCCCCGCTCTCTGTCGACGGGGCCCCTGAGGGCCACACCTCTCCCCCTGAAACCCCCAGCGAGAGGCAGAAGGAGCTGGCCGTGAAG tgCTTGCGCCTGCTCACGCACACCTTCAACAGGGAGTACAGCCACAGCCATGTCTGCATTAGCGCCAGTGAGAGCAAG CTGTCTGAAATGTCTGTGACCCTGATGAGAGATCCCTCCATGCCAGCTCTTGGGGTCACCACTCTCACCCCCTCCTCAACCTGCCCGTCGCTGGTGGAAGGACGCTACAATGCCATGGAGGTCAG acccccccaggtCTCCTCCAGGGCGGAAAGCCCTGAACTGGAGCCTGTGGTAGGAGAGCAGAAGAAGTCCCCAGCCTGCCGgcctgaggaggagaaggagcccCAGCGTTTGCTGGTGCCTGACATCCAGGAGATCCGTGTCAG CCCCATCGTCTCCAAAAAGGGCTACTTGCACTTCCTGGAGCCCCACACCAATGGGTGGGTGAAACGCTTTGTGGTGGTCCGGCGCCCGTACGTCTACATCTACAACTCGGACAAGGACGCGGTCGAGAGGGCCATTCTCAACCTCTCCAAGGCCCAGGTGGAGTACAGCGAGGACCAGCAGGCCATGCTTAAG ACCCCAAACACGTTTGCGGTGTGCACGGAGCACCGGGGCATCCTGCTGCAGGCAAGCAGTGACAAGGACATGCACGACTGGCTCTACGCCTTCAACCCCCTCCTGGCTGGGTCCATAAG ATCCAAGCTGTCCAGAAGGAGAACAGCCCAGATGAGAATCTAA